A portion of the Tachysurus vachellii isolate PV-2020 chromosome 14, HZAU_Pvac_v1, whole genome shotgun sequence genome contains these proteins:
- the polg gene encoding DNA polymerase subunit gamma-1 has protein sequence MLRLVSLWRRWRYPLAPLQRQWCSAAGEPKVQERSSETRLSPLNIQMLSRNLHEQIFRSSTVGYSSHDIEQSIRHLEKHNLWGKEASLLNNVELKLPNIYGKNIDDHFCKLAQTQSLPYLEAARDLQEAQIPEMPSQWAWEVGWVKYTGLGGEHTKVDFPEENALVFDVEVCMAEGHCPTLAVAVSPNAWYSWCSKRLIEERYSWSSQLTLADLIPLETAANSSRPPGGHWKERLVVGHNVSFDRAHIKEQYLLKGSKMRFLDTMSLHMAISGLTGFQRTLWMASRFGKRQGLHEVKQHMKKLGRRPEGPAIGSWDWVNISSINNLADVHALYVGGDPLEKEARNIFVKGSMSDIRSNFQELMQYCAMDVLATHEVFIQQLSLFMERCPHPVTLAGMLEMGVCYLPVNQNWDRYLEDAQDTYEELQREMKKSLMILADDACQLLQDNRYKEDPWLWDLEWDVQEFKQNKMTVSKRKKAKQEAEKAAALSVPGSLRKDWDEDPGPPEEEEWTKDPSRELVEWLKGTVSCLPKRRQHMPAHPAWYRKLCVRMTEEEDWSPGATLISLQMRVTPKLMGLTWDGFPLHYTEKHGWGYLVPGRKDNLETTEETEGPVCPYRAIENLYKEYCDQKGKEQPQCLDSLPSDDLMLTNSSVWQTVEELSRLEVVSEDETLPKTTRAKKTESLDSSHECPYHHGNGPYNDVNIPGCWFFKLPHKDGNENNVGSPFSKDFLSKMEDGTLQAGRGEANAARALEINKMISFWRNAHKRISSQMVVWLRRGELPRNVIKHNDYSEEGQYGAIIPQVITAGTVTRRAVEPTWLTASNARRDRVGSELKAMVQVPPGYHLVGSDVDSQELWIAAVLGESHFAGMHGCTAFGWMTLQGKKSQGTDLHSRTADAVGISREHAKVFNYGRIYGAGQPFAERLLMQFNHRLSQAEAASKACQMYALTKGLRRYYPSEEGEWLIKELGVDVKRDEDGTVSREELRRISKLLGQRSRNKKKWNIFGRRVWTGGTESEMFNKLESIAHSKQPATPVLGCRISRALEPDAVKDEFITSRVNWVVQSSAVDYLHLMLVAMKWLMEEYDIDGRFCISIHDEVRYLVKSEDRYRAALALQITNLLTRCMFAYKLGMNDLPQSVAFFSAVDIDKCLRKEVNMDCVTPSNPTGLERRFGLAQGEALDVYQIIEVTKGSLAKGK, from the exons ATGCTCCGTCTGGTGTCTCTTTGGAGGAGGTGGCGATACCCATTAGCTCCTCTGCAGAGACAATGGTGCTCAGCTGCAGGTGAACCCAAAGTGCAGGAGCGCTCCAGTGAGACTCGTTTGAGCCCCCTCAACATCCAGATGCTCTCCAGGAATCTGCACGAACAAATTTTTCGCTCCTCAACTGTAGGATACTCAAGTCATGACATAGAGCAAAGCATCAGACATTTAGAGAAGCATAATCTCTGGGGAAAGGAAGCGTCACTGTTGAATAATGTGGAACTGAAGTTACCAAATATTTATGGCAAAAACATTGATGACCACTTTTGTAAGCTTGCACAAACGCAAAGCCTGCCTTACTTGGAGGCAGCGAGGGATCTGCAGGAAGCGCAAATACCTGAAATGCCCTCACAGTGGGCTTGGGAAGTGGGCTGGGTGAAGTACACTGGGCTGGGTGGCGAACATACAAAGGTGGATTTTCCAGAGGAGAATGCTCTGGTGTTTGATGTGGAAGTCTGCATGGCAGAGGGCCACTGTCCCACACTGGCGGTGGCCGTTTCTCCAAATGCTTG GTATTCGTGGTGCAGTAAAAGGCTGATTGAGGAGAGGTACAGCTGGTCCAGTCAATTGACACTAGCAGACCTGATTCCTCTGGAGACTGCAGCCAACTCCAGCAGGCCTCCAGGCGGACACTGGAAAGAGAGACTTGTAGTGGGACACAATGTCAGCTTTGACCGAGCGCACATTAAAGAACAGTATCTCTTAAAG GGCTCCAAGATGCGTTTCCTGGATACAATGAGCCTCCACATGGCTATCTCAGGACTGACAGGTTTTCAGCGGACCCTCTGGATGGCCAGCAGGTTTGGCAAGAGACAAGGACTGCATGAAGTCAAGCAGCACATGAAGAAGCTTGGACGCCGCCCTGAGGGCCCAGCA ATTGGTTCTTGGGACTGGGTCAACATAAGCAGTATAAATAACCTAGCTGATGTCCATGCTCTCTATGTTGGAGGGGATCCTCTGGAAAAAGAGGCCAGAAATATTTTTGTGAAGGGCAGCATGAGTGATATTAGGAGCAATTTCCAG GAGCTGATGCAGTATTGTGCAATGGATGTACTGGCTACTCATGAGGTGTTTATTCAACAGTTGTCCCTCTTTATGGAAAG GTGTCCTCATCCAGTGACTCTTGCAGGAATGCTGGAGATGGGTGTTTGTTACTTGCCTGTCAATCAGAACTGGGACCGGTATTTGGAGGATGCCCAGGACACATATGAGGAGCTTCAAAGGGAAATGAAAAAATCTTTGATGATTCTTGCAGATGATGCCTGTCAGTTACTGCAGGACAACAG GTACAAGGAGGACCCTTGGCTTTGGGACCTAGAGTGGGATGTTCAGgagtttaaacagaataaaatgactGTGAGCAAGAGAAAGAAGGCAAAGCAGGAGGCTGAAAAAGCAGCAGCATTATCTGTACCTGGCAGCCTGAGAAAAGACTGGGATGAGG ATCCAGGACCTCCGGAGGAAGAGGAATGGACAAAGGACCCCAGCAGAGAGCTTGTGGAGTGGCTAAAGGGTACAGTGAGCTGCCTGCCGAAGAGGAGACAGCACATGCCTGCACACCCAGC CTGGTACCGGAAGCTGTGTGTAAGGATGACTGAGGAGGAGGACTGGTCTCCTGGAGCCACTCTGATCAGCTTGCAGATGAGAGTGACACCCAAGCTGATGGGCCTCACGTGGGATGGATTTCCTCTGCATTATACGGAGAAACATGGCTGGGGCTACCTTGTCCCAGGACGCAAAGACAACTTGGAGACCACAGAGGAAACTGAAGGACCTGTATGTCCCTATAG GGCAATTGAGAACCTCTACAAAGAATATTGTGATCAGAAAGGGAAGGAACAGCCCCAGTGTTTGGACAGTCTGCCCTCGGATGACCTTATGCTGACTAACAGCAGTGTGTGGCAAACA GTGGAAGAGCTGAGTCGGTTAGAGGTCGTTTCTGAAGATGAGACCTTGCCAAAGACAACGAGGGCCAAAAAGACCGAA AGTCTGGACTCAAGTCATGAGTGTCCCTATCACCATGGAAATGGACCATACAATGATGTCAACATCCCTGGATGCTGGTTCTTCAAGCTACCTCATAAG GATGGGAATGAGAATAACGTAGGCAGCCCCTTCTCTAAAGATTTTCTGTCTAAAATGGAGGACGGAACCCTCCAGGCAGGCAGAGGAGAAGCCAATGCAGCACGTGCACTGGAGATCAACAAAATGATCTCATTTTGGAGAAACGCCCACAAGCGCATCAG tTCTCAGATGGTCGTCTGGCTACGGAGGGGAGAACTTCCTCGCAATGTTATCAA GCATAATGACTACAGTGAAGAGGGGCAATATGGTGCCATTATACCGCAAGTCATTACTGCTGGGACAGTTACCCGCAGAGCTGTGGAACCGACATGGCTTACCGCCAGTAATGCACGG CGGGATCGTGTAGGCAGCGAACTGAAAGCTATGGTGCAGGTGCCTCCTGGTTATCACCTGGTTGGATCAGATGTTGACTCACAGGAATTGTGGATTGCTGCTGTTCTAGGAGAATCTCACTTTGCTGGCATGCATG GTTGCACAGCGTTTGGCTGGATGACCTTGCAGGGGAAGAAGAGTCAAGGCACGGACTTGCACAGCCGCACTGCAGATGCTGTGGGCATCAGCCGGGAACACGCTAAAGTATTCAACTATGGCCGCATCTACGGCGCTGGCCAGCCTTTTGCCGAGCGCCTACTCATGCAGTTCAACCATCGACTTAGCCAAGCTGAGGCAGCCAGCAAAGCATGCCAGATGTATGCTCTCACTAAAGGACTGCGCAG GTATTATCCCTCAGAGGAAGGAGAATGGCTAATTAAGGAACTAGGTGTGGATGTGAAGAGGGATGAAGATGGGACTGTGTCCAGAGAAGAGTTACGCCGCATTTCAAAACTGCTCGGCCAGAG ATCTCGGAATAAGAAGAAATGGAATATTTTTGGACGGCGTGTGTGGACAGGAGGCACTGAATctgagatgttcaacaagctTGAGAGCATCGCTCACTCAAAGCAGCCAGCCACCCCTGTGCTGGGCTGCAGAATCTCTCGAGCCCTGGAGCCAGATGCTGTCAAAGATGAG ttcattacTAGCCGGGTGAACTGGGTGGTGCAGAGTTCAGCAGTGGACTACCTTCACCTGATGCTGGTGGCCATGAAGTGGTTGATGGAGGAGTATGACATAGATGGGCGCTTCTGTATCAGCATTCATGATGAAGTGCGCTACCTAGTAAAGAGCGAAGACCGCTACAGAGCAGCACTTGCGCTACAGAT